A part of Arachis hypogaea cultivar Tifrunner chromosome 12, arahy.Tifrunner.gnm2.J5K5, whole genome shotgun sequence genomic DNA contains:
- the LOC112727945 gene encoding protein NRT1/ PTR FAMILY 8.1-like, whose amino-acid sequence MWGGGWGFGVPAVAMIIAIIFFFIGSRWYRLQVPGGSPLTRICQVIVTATRKFSVQVPEDKSLLYETSDAESAIKGCRKLEHTKELKCLDKAAVETDSDRLKDLPNPWKLCTVTQVEEFKSVIRLLPVWASLIAFATVYSQMNTMFVLQGNTMDQHIGPKFKIPSASLSLFDTLSVIFWAPVYDRIIVPFARKFTGHERRFTQLQRIGIGLIISIVSMIVAGILEVVRLNMVRKNNYYDLETIPMSIFWQVPQYFLVGAAEVFTNIGQMEFFYGEAPDAMRSLCSALSLTTMALGNYVSTFLVTIVTKVTTSHGRLGWIPDNLNRGHLDYFFWLLTLLSLLNFLVYLWIAKRYKYKRVITNVR is encoded by the exons ATGTGGGGTGGGGGATGGGGTTTTGGAGTCCCTGCGGTTGCCATGATCATTgcaattatatttttcttcatcGGTAGTCGATGGTACCGGCTGCAAGTACCCGGTGGCAGCCCTCTTACTAGGATTTGCCAAGTCATAGTCACGGCCACAAGGAAATTCAGTGTTCAGGTGCCAGAAGATAAGTCTCTTCTTTATGAGACTTCAGATGCAGAATCTGCCATCAAAGGATGCCGCAAACTTGAACACACAAAAGAACTTAA ATGTTTGGATAAGGCAGCAGTAGAGACAGACTCCGACCGCCTAAAGGATTTGCCGAATCCATGGAAGCTCTGCACGGTAACACAAGTCGAAGAGTTCAAATCCGTGATTCGCTTGCTCCCAGTTTGGGCTTCACTTATTGCCTTTGCAACTGTGTACTCTCAAATGAACACCATGTTTGTTCTACAAGGCAACACAATGGACCAGCATATTGGTCCAAAATTCAAGATTCCATCAGCCTCCCTCTCCCTTTTCGACACTCTGAGCGTCATCTTTTGGGCACCGGTCTATGACCGCATCATTGTCCCATTCGCAAGGAAGTTCACTGGACATGAACGTAGATTCACGCAACTTCAACGTATAGGCATTGGCCTCATCATCTCCATTGTGTCCATGATTGTGGCCGGAATCCTAGAGGTCGTTCGTCTCAACATGGTCCGGAAAAACAACTACTATGATCTCGAGACCATCCCCATGTCGATCTTCTGGCAAGTGCCGCAATATTTCCTCGTCGGAGCTGCGGAAGTCTTCACGAACATCGGTCAGATGGAGTTCTTTTATGGTGAGGCACCTGATGCTATGAGAAGTCTCTGCTCGGCTCTGTCACTAACAACTATGGCCTTGGGAAATTATGTTAGTACCTTTCTTGTTACCATTGTGACAAAAGTTACCACAAGTCATGGAAGGCTTGGTTGGATACCGGACAATCTGAATAGGGGCCATCTTGATTACTTCTTTTGGCTTTTGACCCTCCTCAGCTTGCTCAACTTCCTTGTGTATCTTTGGATTGCAAAGAGGTACAAATACAAAAGGGTGATAACAAATGTTCGTTGA